A DNA window from bacterium contains the following coding sequences:
- a CDS encoding ABC transporter permease, whose protein sequence is MRLRSFESFVGLRFLRPRRKQLFLSVTTIIAIVGVMIGVATLIIVISTFSGFQDYLHKKTLEAYSHIVVLSFTGMIEEYGGLVERLEKEYPEVRAAAPFVYQEVMMSFRDSVTGAVLRGVDADSFGRVSSIGRQMEIGRMEDLVERHAAPVAEGEEPRTYPAIILGSELAGQLHVFPGDVINVITPLGEETPMGSVPKVRKFVVTGLFNLGFQEYDSKFAFIPKTEAQDFFGIGDRVTGVEIALADIWSARDVALRMSQDFGWPYKFLDWTRMNEKIFSALKLEKLVISMILCMIVLVASLNIFTVLYMMVLDKKRPIAILRSMGATARSIRRIFLVEGTFIGAVGSTLGLLVGTAVCQAQIKLRIVRLDPELYFTNTLPMKFELANYIWIATAAMLMAVLATWIPASIASRVDPVKVLRYE, encoded by the coding sequence GTGCGCCTGCGGAGTTTTGAAAGCTTCGTCGGACTGCGTTTCCTGCGTCCGCGCCGCAAGCAGCTTTTCCTTTCCGTCACCACGATCATCGCCATCGTCGGCGTCATGATCGGCGTGGCGACGCTCATCATCGTCATCAGCACGTTTTCGGGCTTTCAGGACTACCTGCACAAAAAGACGCTCGAGGCGTATTCGCACATCGTCGTGCTGTCGTTCACGGGGATGATCGAGGAATACGGCGGGCTCGTCGAACGGCTCGAAAAGGAGTACCCGGAGGTGCGGGCGGCGGCGCCTTTCGTGTATCAGGAAGTGATGATGAGCTTTCGCGACAGCGTCACCGGCGCGGTGTTGCGCGGGGTGGACGCCGATTCGTTCGGGCGCGTTTCGTCGATCGGCCGTCAAATGGAGATCGGCCGCATGGAGGATCTCGTTGAGCGCCACGCGGCGCCGGTGGCCGAAGGCGAGGAGCCGCGCACGTATCCGGCGATCATCCTTGGCTCGGAGCTGGCCGGGCAGCTCCACGTATTTCCCGGCGACGTCATCAACGTCATCACGCCGCTTGGCGAGGAAACGCCGATGGGCAGCGTGCCCAAGGTGCGCAAGTTCGTCGTGACCGGGCTTTTCAACCTGGGCTTTCAGGAATACGACTCGAAATTCGCGTTCATCCCCAAGACCGAGGCGCAGGATTTTTTCGGCATCGGCGATCGCGTGACGGGCGTCGAGATCGCGCTTGCGGATATCTGGTCGGCGCGCGACGTGGCGCTGCGGATGAGCCAGGACTTCGGGTGGCCGTACAAGTTCCTCGACTGGACGCGGATGAACGAGAAGATTTTCTCGGCGCTCAAGCTTGAAAAGCTCGTCATTTCGATGATCCTGTGCATGATCGTGCTGGTCGCCTCGCTCAACATCTTCACCGTGCTTTACATGATGGTGCTCGACAAGAAACGCCCGATCGCGATTTTGCGCAGCATGGGCGCCACCGCGCGCTCGATCCGGCGCATCTTCCTCGTGGAAGGCACCTTCATCGGCGCGGTGGGCTCGACGCTGGGGCTTCTCGTCGGCACGGCGGTTTGCCAGGCCCAGATCAAGCTGCGCATCGTGCGTCTCGACCCCGAGCTGTATTTCACGAACACGCTGCCGATGAAATTCGAACTGGCCAACTACATCTGGATCGCGACCGCTGCGATGCTGATGGCGGTTCTGGCGACGTGGATCCCCGCGTCGATCGCCTCGCGCGTCGACCCGGTGAAGGTGCTGCGCTATGAGTGA
- a CDS encoding sensor domain-containing diguanylate cyclase produces the protein MAKPRGKTAVNPTAKSAARCKASVETLEREKRRLEREAARLETELFETREIIAGVKALDRVSELTEKVKIFNTIVRERTGSPISIFYLYWPDRDAFELVECTGNCVGADADRKVRLTDCQGRCANSRVGHTFARTDGLFWELVCQGEIFPVHAPGGRHRFEDVFTNAGLLGWDITSIVPLTFGGTPIGFAAFRPDLSSVHENEAYVRRFATQAASSIKTAMLYSANQDDKAALNRTLKNLKMLYNIGQMMAHITELKELLRFILDEACKTTDAEKGSLMLLDEEHQRLVVRVVRGLPDKDAEDRINNGETECTSLSIGEGVAGTAFMECKPMIVNDVQNDPKFKTQSKHVKSILCVPLIANDEAIGVINITNKNDGAGFSGEDAQLISALANQAAISIHRSRLYNLAIMDELTGLYVRRYFAHRLQEEIKRADRFGTKFSVIMFDIDHFKSVNDTFGHHAGDQALVTVANTLKAAARTTDLPARFGGEEFVILLPETNGKGATMVAERIRKTVEQTHVSDIGRSLTISAGVSVYPDHGSEMLGLVKSADMALYEAKHGGRNRVVLWELLGAPADEEEHESAAVASLTPRKRLAAI, from the coding sequence ATGGCGAAACCTCGCGGAAAAACGGCGGTCAATCCCACGGCCAAGTCGGCGGCCCGCTGCAAGGCGTCCGTCGAAACCCTCGAAAGGGAAAAACGGCGCCTCGAACGCGAGGCGGCTCGCCTTGAGACCGAGCTTTTCGAAACGCGGGAGATCATCGCGGGCGTCAAGGCCCTGGATCGCGTTTCCGAACTGACCGAAAAGGTCAAGATTTTCAATACGATCGTCCGCGAGCGTACCGGCTCGCCGATCTCCATTTTTTATCTATACTGGCCGGATCGCGACGCCTTCGAGCTGGTCGAATGCACCGGAAACTGCGTCGGCGCCGACGCCGACCGCAAGGTGCGGCTGACCGATTGCCAGGGGCGTTGCGCGAACAGCCGGGTGGGGCACACATTCGCGCGCACCGACGGGCTTTTCTGGGAACTTGTCTGCCAGGGCGAGATTTTTCCCGTCCACGCGCCCGGCGGACGGCATCGCTTCGAAGACGTTTTCACGAACGCGGGCCTGCTCGGGTGGGATATCACGTCGATCGTGCCGCTGACCTTCGGCGGAACCCCGATCGGCTTCGCCGCGTTTCGACCCGATCTGTCGTCCGTTCACGAGAACGAAGCGTACGTGCGCCGGTTCGCGACGCAGGCGGCGTCGTCCATCAAGACCGCCATGCTCTATTCCGCGAACCAGGACGATAAGGCCGCTTTGAACCGCACGCTGAAGAACCTGAAGATGCTCTACAACATCGGCCAGATGATGGCGCATATCACGGAGCTGAAGGAGCTGTTGCGCTTCATTCTCGACGAGGCCTGCAAGACGACCGACGCGGAAAAAGGCTCGCTGATGTTGCTTGACGAGGAACACCAGCGCCTGGTCGTGCGCGTCGTACGGGGCCTTCCCGACAAGGACGCCGAGGATCGCATCAACAACGGCGAGACGGAGTGCACGAGCCTTTCGATCGGCGAGGGCGTCGCCGGGACGGCGTTCATGGAATGCAAGCCGATGATCGTCAACGACGTTCAAAACGACCCCAAGTTCAAGACCCAGAGCAAACACGTGAAGTCGATCCTGTGCGTTCCGCTGATCGCGAACGACGAAGCGATCGGCGTTATCAACATCACGAACAAAAACGACGGCGCGGGATTTTCCGGCGAGGACGCGCAACTCATCAGCGCGCTCGCGAACCAGGCCGCGATCTCCATCCATCGTTCGCGGCTTTACAACCTCGCGATCATGGACGAGCTGACGGGGCTTTATGTGCGCCGGTATTTCGCGCACCGCCTGCAAGAGGAGATCAAGCGAGCCGACCGTTTCGGCACGAAGTTCTCCGTCATCATGTTCGATATCGATCACTTCAAAAGCGTCAACGACACTTTCGGCCATCACGCCGGCGATCAGGCGCTGGTGACCGTCGCGAACACGCTGAAGGCGGCGGCGCGCACCACCGATTTGCCGGCGCGATTCGGCGGCGAGGAATTCGTAATCCTTTTGCCGGAGACCAACGGCAAGGGCGCGACGATGGTGGCCGAGCGGATCCGGAAGACGGTCGAGCAGACGCACGTCTCCGACATCGGCCGATCGCTGACGATTTCCGCGGGCGTTTCGGTCTATCCGGACCACGGCAGCGAGATGCTGGGGCTCGTCAAATCCGCGGACATGGCGTTGTACGAGGCCAAACACGGCGGGCGCAACCGCGTCGTACTGTGGGAGCTTCTTGGAGCGCCGGCGGACGAGGAAGAGCACGAATCCGCGGCGGTTGCGTCGCTGACGCCGCGCAAGCGCCTGGCTGCGATTTAG
- the lysS gene encoding lysine--tRNA ligase, producing MELDTNRLIELRRSKCADIRQNGGNPYGNGIAPDATSSRIRERFGEMSAEELETVEGTFRLAGRIMAVRDFGNMVFFDLADVAGRLQLVANKKVLGLEAHKLAKSLDIGDIVYADGKPYKTRTGEMSLLMTHLGLLTKSLRPLPEKWHGLTDVETRYRQRYVDLLMNPEVREVFLLRQATTRYLRDFFAKREFVEVETPMMHPIAGGAAARPFVTHHNALDMALYLRIAPELYLKRLLVGGYDRVFEINRNFRNEGISTQHNPEFTMLEFYQAYAVYTDLMDLVEEMFRGLAETVLGKTVVEYGELAVDFGKPFRRVTVLSAVIEGNADFDASRGRDADYLRAFAKAKDLDVHASWGWGKILVEIYEKTVERTLVDPTFVYHYPIEVSPLARRNADDPELADRWELLIGGRELANAFSELNDPDDQRSRFEDQMKARLAGDEEAQPFDADYIRALEYGMPPAAGCGIGVDRLVMLLANQPSIRDVILFPHLRPEQ from the coding sequence ATGGAACTGGATACCAACCGGCTGATCGAGCTGCGTCGGTCAAAGTGCGCGGATATCCGCCAAAACGGCGGGAATCCGTATGGCAACGGCATTGCGCCCGACGCCACCTCAAGCCGGATTCGTGAGCGTTTCGGCGAGATGAGCGCCGAGGAGCTCGAGACCGTCGAGGGCACGTTCCGCCTGGCCGGGCGAATCATGGCGGTGCGCGATTTCGGCAACATGGTGTTTTTCGATCTGGCCGATGTCGCCGGGCGCCTGCAACTTGTCGCCAACAAGAAGGTGCTGGGGCTCGAGGCGCACAAGCTCGCGAAATCGCTGGATATCGGCGACATCGTTTACGCCGACGGCAAGCCCTACAAGACGCGAACGGGCGAGATGTCGCTATTGATGACGCATCTCGGCCTTCTGACCAAATCGCTGCGCCCCCTGCCCGAAAAGTGGCACGGACTGACCGACGTGGAAACGCGCTACCGGCAGCGTTACGTCGATCTGCTGATGAATCCGGAGGTCCGCGAGGTCTTTCTGCTGCGGCAGGCGACGACGCGTTATTTGCGCGATTTTTTCGCGAAGCGCGAATTTGTCGAGGTCGAGACGCCGATGATGCATCCCATCGCCGGCGGCGCGGCGGCGCGTCCCTTCGTGACGCACCACAACGCGCTCGACATGGCGCTGTATCTGCGCATCGCGCCGGAGCTGTACCTGAAGCGGCTCCTGGTCGGCGGATACGACCGCGTTTTTGAGATTAACCGCAATTTCCGGAATGAAGGCATCAGCACGCAGCACAACCCCGAGTTCACGATGCTCGAGTTCTACCAGGCTTATGCCGTCTATACGGACCTGATGGATCTGGTGGAAGAGATGTTCCGGGGGCTCGCCGAAACCGTGCTCGGCAAGACGGTGGTCGAATACGGCGAGTTGGCGGTCGATTTCGGCAAACCTTTCCGCCGCGTGACGGTTCTAAGCGCCGTGATCGAAGGCAACGCCGACTTTGATGCCTCGCGCGGGCGCGACGCGGACTATCTGCGCGCGTTCGCCAAAGCCAAAGACCTCGACGTGCACGCCTCCTGGGGATGGGGAAAAATTCTCGTGGAGATTTACGAGAAGACGGTGGAACGCACGCTTGTCGATCCGACATTCGTCTATCACTACCCCATCGAGGTTTCGCCGCTGGCCAGGCGCAACGCGGACGACCCGGAACTGGCCGACCGCTGGGAGCTTTTGATCGGCGGACGCGAGTTGGCGAACGCGTTTTCGGAGTTGAACGACCCGGACGATCAACGCTCGCGTTTCGAGGATCAGATGAAGGCGCGGCTCGCCGGCGACGAGGAGGCGCAGCCCTTCGACGCCGACTACATCCGCGCGCTCGAATATGGCATGCCGCCCGCGGCCGGCTGCGGCATCGGCGTCGACCGCCTGGTCATGCTGTTGGCCAACCAGCCGTCGATCCGCGATGTCATCCTGTTCCCGCATTTGAGGCCGGAGCAATAG
- a CDS encoding ABC transporter ATP-binding protein — protein MSDAPLIECRELGKVYEDTVVPVEVFRGLDLSVSEGEMLGVVGVSGVGKTTLLYILGLLERPTDGLVLFRGRDVFEDHSDENLSRFRNTEIGFVFQFHHLILDFTVVENVMMPAVIAGWTREKAREAAMSALSDLGIAHRADHKPGEISGGEQQRAAVARALVMRPKVVLADEPTGNLDAHTASQMHDEFVALNERLGTTFIVVTHNMALAERMRTVVRLSDGRLVRER, from the coding sequence ATGAGTGACGCGCCGCTCATCGAGTGCCGGGAGCTCGGCAAGGTGTACGAGGACACCGTCGTGCCGGTCGAGGTCTTTCGCGGGCTCGACCTTTCCGTTAGCGAGGGCGAAATGCTCGGTGTTGTCGGCGTTTCGGGCGTCGGCAAGACGACGCTGCTCTACATCCTCGGCCTCCTCGAACGGCCGACCGACGGCCTCGTGCTCTTTCGCGGACGCGACGTTTTCGAGGATCACTCCGACGAGAACCTCTCTCGCTTTCGCAACACCGAGATCGGGTTTGTCTTTCAGTTCCATCACCTCATCCTCGATTTCACCGTGGTCGAAAACGTGATGATGCCGGCCGTCATCGCCGGATGGACACGCGAAAAGGCCCGTGAGGCCGCGATGAGCGCGCTGTCCGATCTTGGCATCGCGCATCGCGCGGATCACAAGCCAGGCGAGATCTCTGGCGGCGAGCAGCAGCGCGCGGCCGTCGCCCGCGCGCTCGTGATGCGGCCGAAGGTCGTGCTCGCCGACGAGCCGACCGGCAACCTCGACGCGCACACCGCGTCCCAGATGCACGACGAGTTCGTGGCGCTCAACGAGCGCCTCGGCACGACGTTCATCGTCGTGACGCACAACATGGCGCTTGCGGAGCGCATGCGCACGGTCGTGCGGCTTTCGGACGGCCGGCTCGTGAGGGAGCGATGA